A part of Armigeres subalbatus isolate Guangzhou_Male unplaced genomic scaffold, GZ_Asu_2 Contig245, whole genome shotgun sequence genomic DNA contains:
- the LOC134203824 gene encoding glucose dehydrogenase [FAD, quinone]-like — MLFVKLSVWCTYIFYLVGTALLCAILNGSYNFYEWYHSNRFPSRTSYEYIIVGSGTAGSIIASGIPSDDVLLLEAGSMRSGLMDVPLLQPLLQGTNYDWRYQTEPQDDACGGLNNRRSYWPMGKVSGGTYMFNNMIHYRAEKADFEGWFSDDSELKTFMRGFEDMTNVEEVGFETDLGKAFIKAAGEAGLEKDLFYKPNVSVSNGKRWTSNHKYLEQPNVGHETVFNALVNNIIFEGRRAVGVVLSKSGRRVQLMATKGIILTAGTIGSAKILLQSGVGPREHLEQIGIKPIIEAKVGENLQDHITTGMDLVLLSERLPFRAWNLLNPLNIGRYLFAEGRNSSIGFGGCECLGFVNLGSNFTHTLGFMVLPVGITIDAGHHLSDLINLRQDVWNQYFLPLVDQDIQSVTILPILLHPNSKGFVKLRDADPQSSPVIQPNYLHDQRDIQTLITGLKILQQILDQSSMRALGAELNPKPFPGCEQHPFGSDSYWECYIRSLTLTLYHPVGTCRMGPESDASAVVSNVDFKVHHLDNLFVVDGSIMPNLPSGNPNSVIIALAKYFLKVKF; from the coding sequence ATGTTATTCGTCAAACTATCCGTATGGTGCACCTACATCTTCTACCTCGTTGGTACCGCCCTTTTGTGCGCGATACTGAACGGATCCTACAATTTCTACGAGTGGTACCATTCAAATCGATTCCCATCCCGGACAAGCTATGAGTACATCATCGTTGGATCTGGTACAGCTGGTTCAATCATCGCGTCCGGTATCCCCTCAGACGATGTGCTACTTCTGGAGGCCGGTTCCATGCGTTCTGGATTAATGGACGTTCCTTTGTTGCAACCGTTGCTCCAGGGAACGAATTATGACTGGCGATACCAAACGGAACCACAGGACGATGCTTGCGGAGGTTTGAATAACCGGCGAAGCTACTGGCCCATGGGTAAGGTATCCGGAGGAACGTATATGTTCAACAATATGATTCATTATAGGGCGGAAAAGGCGGATTTCGAAGGATGGTTCTCTGACGATtctgaattgaaaacttttatGAGAGGGTTCGAAGATATGACAAATGTGGAAGAAGTGGGATTCGAAACAGATTTGGGCAAGGCGTTCATCAAGGCAGCTGGAGAAGCCGGTTTGGAAAAAGATCTTTTCTACAAACCGAATGTGAGTGTGAGTAATGGAAAGCGATGGACATCAAATCATAAGTATCTCGAGCAGCCCAATGTGGGTCACGAAACTGTCTTTAACGCTCTGGTCAACAACATAATCTTCGAAGGTAGAAGAGCTGTTGGAGTTGTCCTTAGTAAATCCGGACGTCGTGTCCAATTGATGGCCACAAAAGGAATAATTTTGACTGCTGGTACAATAGGTAGTGCGAAAATTTTACTACAAAGCGGTGTTGGGCCAAGAGAACATCTAGAACAAATTGGTATAAAGCCAATTATTGAAGCGAAAGTTGGAGAGAATCTGCAGGATCACATAACTACTGGTATGGATTTGGTATTGCTGTCAGAACGACTTCCTTTTCGAGCTTGGAATTTACTCAATCCTTTAAATATTGGAAGGTATTTATTTGCCGAAGGACGCAATTCATCAATCGGTTTCGGTGGATGTGAATGTCTAGGATTTGTCAATTTGGGATCTAATTTCACTCATACACTGGGATTTATGGTTCTCCCTGTGGGAATAACGATTGATGCGGGACATCACTTGAGTGACTTAATTAATCTTCGTCAAGATGTATGGAATCAATATTTCCTACCTTTGGTCGACCAAGATATACAGTCGGTGACGATTCTACCGATTTTATTACATCCCAACAGCAAGGGATTCGTTAAACTACGTGATGCTGATCCCCAATCAAGCCCAGTAATTCAACCAAACTATCTACATGACCAGAGAGATATTCAAACGCTCATTACGGGACTGAAAATACTACAACAAATACTGGATCAATCGTCGATGAGGGCACTTGGTGCTGAACTCAATCCAAAGCCCTTCCCCGGTTGCGAACAACATCCATTCGGAAGCGATTCCTACTGGGAGTGCTACATCAGATCACTCACTCTAACACTGTACCATCCGGTGGGAACGTGCCGCATGGGACCGGAGTCCGATGCGAGCGCTGTTGTGTCGAACGTGGACTTCAAAGTACATCACCTGGACAATCTGTTCGTCGTGGATGGatccattatgccaaatttaCCGAGCGGTAACCCCAATTCAGTCATTATTGCCCTAGCGAAATATTTTCTTAAAGTAAAATTTTAG
- the LOC134203815 gene encoding sphingolipid delta(4)-desaturase DES1-like, translated as MGQHVSRTDFEWTYTEEPHASRRKIILQKYPQIKKLFGYDPRFKWVASGMVLAQFAMLFVVKDQSWKMIMLLAYCVGGVINHSLALACHEIAHNLAFGHARPMANRLFGFFCNLPIGLPMSISFKKYHLEHHRYQGDEVIDTDLPTLLEAKLFCNTFGKLLWVIMQPLFYMFRPLVVNPKPPQKLEIVNAIIQLIFNAIVVYFFGWKVMVYLVVGSLMAMGLHPVAGHFISEHYMFAKGFETYSYYGPLNWITFNVGYHNEHHDFPAVPGRYLPEVKRIAPEFYDTIPQHDSWSRVLYDFVTDPAIGPYARIKRKARGLDS; from the coding sequence ATGGGTCAGCACGTGTCCCGGACGGACTTCGAGTGGACTTACACCGAGGAACCGCACGCCAGTCGAAGAAAAATAATCCTGCAAAAGTACCCACAAATCAAAAAGCTTTTTGGATATGATCCGCGATTCAAGTGGGTGGCTAGTGGCATGGTTCTGGCCCAGTTTGCAATGTTGTTTGTGGTGAAGGATCAGTCGTGGAAGATGATTATGCTGCTGGCATATTGCGTCGGAGGAGTGATAAATCATTCGCTTGCACTGGCCTGCCATGAGATTGCTCACAATTTAGCATTCGGACATGCGAGGCCCATGGCAAACCGACTGTTtggatttttttgcaatctCCCGATCGGCCTGCCCATGTCGATTAGTTTCAAGAAGTATCATCTGGAACACCATCGGTATCAGGGGGACGAAGTGATCGACACGGATTTACCGACTCTGCTGGAGGCGAAACTCTTTTGCAATACATTTGGAAAGCTCCTTTGGGTTATCATGCAGCCACTATTCTACATGTTCCGGCCGCTGGTTGTCAACCCGAAACCACCGCAAAAGCTGGAGATTGTGAATGCTATCATACAGTTGATATTCAACGCTATAGTGGTGTACTTCTTCGGTTGGAAGGTGATGGTGTATCTGGTGGTGGGTTCGCTGATGGCTATGGGTCTACATCCGGTAGCGGGACACTTCATTTCCGAGCACTACATGTTTGCCAAGGGATTCGAAACctattcctattatggaccacTGAACTGGATTACGTTCAACGTGGGTTACCACAACGAGCATCACGACTTCCCGGCCGTTCCAGGTCGGTATCTGCCGGAAGTGAAACGAATCGCGCCAGAGTTCTACGATACTATCCCTCAGCACGATTCGTGGAGTAGAGTGCTGTACGACTTCGTCACCGATCCCGCCATAGGACCGTACGCGCGAATCAAGAGAAAGGCGAGGGGACTGGATTCCTAG